One window of the Pseudofrankia sp. DC12 genome contains the following:
- a CDS encoding acetate--CoA ligase family protein, producing MSRTAPAALTADERLTALFDPRGIAVVGASRGPGKLGAALARSLAPFAATGRRLALVNPRDDTMYRTVTDAAQDGPIDLVTICVPAAACAPVLAEAAGAGAGAAVICGGGFAEAGGPGVGYQHDLARIVAETGIRLLGPNTSGFLAPHRSLTASFVPGAGTVPAGSVAIVAASGGVNHALAFMLTEAGHGISLAVGLGNAVDVSAPDVLDHLAGNPATRAVALHVESVHDGPRLVDSVRRLARSRPVVALVVGRYDIGAFAASHTGALATSWQTTRAALAQAGAVLVSDERELVDAVGALAVTRARPTIDPGVGLVTAQAGPGLLLLDDLKGRRTRIPDLTAATQDRLAQLLPPLTFQRNPVDTGRPSEVLSEVLTAVSDDPGVDVIAAYALHEPDAVDLVAAASTGRRPEVPLVLGLGGVGAAVDHDRRALLAAGVAVASSPRGVAAAVAALTSDAHARAATASGIGTTRPAGPVVHGVTGAHDEDQAKHLLDQLGIRTPRRRACTDRAAAHAALAELGAPVAVKVLDGAILHKSEAGGVHLDIHSAADLDRALDRLDAIGAHRYLVESMAPSGIDLIAGARRDPVFGPIVLVGLGGTTAEAVADVAIRLAPIDPAHAAAMPCDLAAREALFGWRGGPALDTSELGRILAALGDLLTANPALDEIEVNPIRLTTDGLVALDAVVITRDVDDAQPDL from the coding sequence ATGAGCCGCACTGCGCCCGCCGCGCTGACGGCAGACGAACGCCTGACCGCACTGTTCGACCCGCGGGGCATCGCGGTCGTCGGAGCGTCTCGCGGCCCCGGCAAGCTCGGTGCCGCGCTGGCACGCTCCCTCGCGCCGTTCGCCGCCACCGGGCGGCGCCTGGCACTGGTCAATCCGCGCGACGACACGATGTACCGGACGGTCACCGACGCGGCGCAGGACGGGCCGATCGATCTGGTGACGATCTGCGTCCCGGCCGCGGCCTGCGCGCCGGTCCTCGCCGAAGCCGCCGGCGCCGGCGCCGGCGCCGCTGTGATCTGCGGGGGTGGGTTCGCCGAAGCCGGCGGTCCCGGCGTCGGGTACCAGCACGACCTGGCCCGTATCGTCGCGGAGACCGGCATCCGGCTTCTGGGCCCCAACACGAGCGGATTTCTCGCCCCGCACAGGAGCCTCACCGCCAGCTTCGTGCCCGGCGCCGGAACCGTCCCGGCCGGGTCGGTCGCGATCGTGGCGGCCAGCGGCGGCGTCAACCATGCTCTGGCGTTCATGCTCACCGAGGCCGGACACGGGATCAGCCTCGCTGTCGGGCTCGGCAACGCCGTCGACGTGTCGGCCCCCGACGTCCTCGACCACCTCGCCGGCAACCCGGCGACCCGGGCCGTCGCACTGCACGTCGAGTCCGTCCACGACGGGCCGCGTCTCGTCGACAGTGTCCGTCGACTCGCCCGGTCCCGGCCCGTCGTCGCGCTCGTCGTCGGCCGGTACGACATCGGTGCCTTCGCCGCCTCGCACACCGGCGCCCTGGCCACGTCCTGGCAGACCACCCGGGCGGCACTCGCACAGGCCGGCGCCGTCCTGGTGTCCGACGAGCGCGAGCTGGTCGACGCGGTCGGCGCACTCGCCGTCACGCGCGCGCGGCCCACTATCGATCCCGGGGTCGGCCTGGTCACCGCTCAGGCCGGCCCCGGGCTGCTGCTGTTGGACGACCTCAAAGGCCGGCGAACCCGCATCCCCGATCTGACGGCGGCCACCCAGGACCGGCTCGCCCAGCTGTTACCGCCGCTGACCTTCCAGCGCAACCCCGTCGACACTGGCCGGCCCAGCGAGGTCCTCAGCGAGGTTCTCACGGCCGTGAGCGACGATCCGGGTGTCGACGTCATCGCCGCCTACGCCCTGCACGAGCCCGACGCGGTCGACCTCGTCGCCGCGGCCAGCACCGGCCGCCGCCCGGAGGTACCCCTGGTGCTGGGCCTCGGCGGCGTCGGTGCGGCCGTCGACCACGACCGGCGTGCCCTCCTCGCTGCCGGGGTCGCGGTCGCCAGCAGCCCGCGCGGCGTGGCGGCCGCCGTCGCCGCGCTGACCTCCGACGCCCACGCCCGCGCGGCCACGGCCAGCGGCATCGGCACGACCAGACCCGCCGGTCCTGTGGTCCACGGCGTCACCGGCGCACACGACGAGGACCAGGCCAAGCACCTGCTCGACCAGCTCGGCATTCGCACGCCGCGGCGCCGCGCCTGCACCGACAGGGCCGCCGCGCACGCGGCGCTTGCCGAGCTGGGAGCCCCGGTGGCGGTGAAGGTGCTTGACGGGGCAATCCTGCACAAGAGCGAGGCCGGGGGCGTGCACCTCGACATCCACAGCGCCGCGGACCTCGACCGAGCGCTCGACCGGCTCGACGCGATCGGGGCGCACAGGTATCTCGTCGAATCCATGGCGCCGAGCGGCATCGACCTCATTGCCGGCGCGCGCCGCGACCCGGTCTTCGGGCCAATCGTGCTCGTCGGCCTGGGCGGCACAACCGCGGAGGCCGTGGCCGACGTGGCAATCCGCCTCGCTCCCATCGACCCTGCCCACGCCGCTGCCATGCCCTGCGACCTGGCCGCACGAGAGGCCCTCTTCGGATGGCGCGGCGGCCCGGCCCTTGACACCAGCGAGCTCGGCCGAATCCTCGCCGCACTCGGTGATCTGCTCACCGCCAACCCGGCGCTCGACGAGATCGAGGTCAACCCGATCCGGCTGACAACAGACGGCCTCGTAGCGCTCGACGCCGTGGTCATCACCAGGGATGTTGATGATGCCCAGCCCGATCTCTGA